A single window of Vicia villosa cultivar HV-30 ecotype Madison, WI unplaced genomic scaffold, Vvil1.0 ctg.002503F_1_1, whole genome shotgun sequence DNA harbors:
- the LOC131639020 gene encoding uncharacterized protein LOC131639020, producing MARWHGRYALQDVFPVLFSEIVNKHHSVLEMGRWEQLRWQWNVVEDEIALSQVAREELLELKQLLVGVEPKLSGEDSWVWSLNGTGTFKVKDYYNLLMRNPAGGLMEQRKIEALDVVWNSWLPSKVRIFGWRLIKDGLPTREQLVKRGIIAGNEDSFCVFGCQCQENINHLFLSCQVAVGVWEKIYLWLELDIHPLVECSEDLLQMIDILHRVRSPRRVGAIWLTVCWSIWRHRNDIVFNNGVCNIAEIIYNVKMYSWWWLAIGNKCKVTCNFYEWNQCPLLYL from the exons ATGGCAAG GTGGCATGGACGATACGCATTGCAAGATGTGTTTCCCGTACTGTTTTCTGAGATCGTGAACAAGCATCATAGTGTGTTGGAAATGGGGAGGTGGGAACAATTAAGATGGCAGTGgaatgttgtggaagatgaaatAGCTCTTAGTCAGGTTGCGAGAGAGGAACTCCTGGAATTGAAACAGCTCCTAGTGGGCGTGGAACCGAAACTCTCCGGCGAGGATAGTTGGGTTTGGTCTTTGAATGGTACAGGAACTTTCAAAGTAAAAGATTACTATAACTTGCTGATGAGGAATCCGGCTGGTGGTCTTATGGAGCAAAGAAAGATCGAGGCTCTGGACGTTGTGTGGAATTCATGGCTACCATCCAAGGTGCGAATTTTTGGGTGGAGATTGATTAAAGACGGCCTGCCAACAAGAGAACAACTGGTAAAAAGGGGAATAATTGCAGGGAATGAAGATAGCTTTTGTGTTTTTGGATGCCAATGCCAAGAGAACATCAATCATCTGTTTCTTTCTTGCCAAGTAGCAGTGGGCGTGTGGGAAAAGATTTATCTTTGGCTTGAGCTGGACATTCATCCACTAGTTGAATGCAGTGAGGACCTCTTGCAAATGATTGATATTCTTCATAGAGTAAGGTCGCCGAGGAGGGTGGGTGCCATTTGGTTAACGGTATGCTGGAGTATTTGGAGACATAGAAATGATATTGTTTTTAACAATGGTGTTTGCAACATAGCGGAGATTATATACAATGTCAAGATGTATTCTTGGTGGTGGCTGGCGATAGGTAACAAATGCAAGGTTACTTGCAACTTTTATGAATGGAACCAATGCCCTTTGTTGTATTTGTAG